A single window of Periplaneta americana isolate PAMFEO1 chromosome 14, P.americana_PAMFEO1_priV1, whole genome shotgun sequence DNA harbors:
- the CRIF gene encoding large ribosomal subunit protein mL64, whose protein sequence is MASLGKCAMRIVNHHFLINTLQSEKLVIINSSVKRFDQNIRWLKTQTVDDSLIEEASANAAEDGEDESVARLEEEIQKKRNKSRLQPHHRNLLHGNLPYPEPMAWFHDTVKYKRKMYGNYGMSTGYLPGIMWPTKADLEEMKEYESVAHPDTIHELIRKAKEKRKQEEDAMKAREDDVLKKYMKLEQWKNDVKNNAAKKLAAAAAAKAKKDRLVEEVRRHFGFKIDPRDERFKELLEKKEKEERKKAKEAKRKARQELVMVKMEQLRISEDEKGTETIDDTSQKQ, encoded by the exons ATGGCTTCTTTGGGAAAATGTGCTATGCGAATTGTAAATCATCATTTTCTAATAAACACGTTACAATCCGAAAAACTGGTAATCATAAATTCGAGTGTTAAAAGATTTGATCAGAACATTAGATGGTTAAAAACGCAAACTGTTGATGACTCACTTATTGAAGAAGCTAGTGCAAATGCAGCTGAGGATGGTGAAGATGAGAGTGTAGCTCGTCTAGAAGAAGAGattcagaaaaaaagaaataaatctcGTTTACAGCCGCATCACAGAAATCTCCTACATGGGAATCTGCCTTATCCTGAGCCAATGGCGTGGTTTCACGATACCGTTAAATATAAGCGGAAAATGTATGGGAATTATGGAATGTCTACTGGATATCTCCCAGGCATTATGTGGCCTACGAAGGCAGACTTAGAAGAAATGAAAGAGTATGAAAGTGTGGCACATCCAGATACAATTCATGAATTAATCAGGAAagcgaaagaaaaaagaaaacaagaggaagatGCAATGAAAGCAAG GGAAGATGACGTCTTGAAGAAGTATATGAAGCTGGAACAATGGAAAAATGATGTCAAGAATAATGCCGCTAAGAAATTGGCTGCTGCAGCAGCTGCTAAG GCCAAGAAGGACAGGTTGGTGGAGGAGGTCCGTCGCCATTTTGGATTCAAAATTGATCCAAGAGATGAACGTTTCAAAGAACTGctagagaaaaaggaaaaggaagaacgTAAGAAGGCCAAAGAAGCTAAAAGGAAAGCAAGGCAAGAACTGGTGATGGTTAAAATGGAACAATTGCGAATTTCAGAAGATGAAAAAGGAACAGAGACTATTGATGATACGTCACAGAAACAGTGA